A region from the Aegilops tauschii subsp. strangulata cultivar AL8/78 chromosome 5, Aet v6.0, whole genome shotgun sequence genome encodes:
- the LOC109764439 gene encoding uncharacterized protein, whose product MPRSFVITIFVFVAVVSMLATMAVADTLADCPYPCLPPPTSGGVINSYPPPPPAGTGTGTGGGGGDGFSGSYPPPPPGGFQLTPPGVMPGFLAPPFSAVPAGPAPPPPNPVLPWFPWYYQHDNPITGSTTSASSPTASHRRTTCMVTLLLQLCLAILLRAP is encoded by the coding sequence ATGCCTAGATCCTTCGTGATCACCATCTTCGTCTTCGTCGCCGTGGTCAGCATGCTCGCCACCATGGCGGTGGCGGACACGCTGGCCGACTGCCCGTACCCGTGCCTCCCACCACCAACCTCAGGAGGCGTCATCAACAGCTACCCGCCACCGCCACCAGCAGGGACTGGAACAggaacaggtggtggtggcggcgacggCTTCAGCGGCAGCTACCCGCCACCTCCGCCAGGGGGCTTCCAGCTGACCCCGCCAGGGGTCATGCCGGGGTTCCTCGCGCCGCCGTTCAGCGCCGTCCCGGCCGGGccggctcctccgccgccgaacCCTGTCCTGCCGTGGTTCCCGTGGTACTACCAGCACGACAACCCGATCACGGGGTCGACCACGTCGGCGTCCTCGCCAACGGCGTCGCACCGGAGGACGACGTGCATGGTCACCCTGCTGCTCCAACTGTGTTTAGCGATTCTTCTTCGGGCGCCGTAG